In a single window of the Candidatus Cloacimonadota bacterium genome:
- a CDS encoding thymidine kinase yields the protein MNIVRGKIGWIEVICGSMFSGKTEELIRRLRRVEIAKQKLQIFKPFIDNRYSKEYIVSHNKSKMTSESVANSEELYKNVHSDTEVVGIDEVQFFDDKLVEICSKLADEGKRVIVAGLDQDYLGRPFPPIPELLATAEYITKTLAICVKCGNPANRTQRLVKSDKEILLGAEDIYEARCRNCFKPIK from the coding sequence ATGAATATTGTTAGAGGCAAAATTGGTTGGATTGAGGTAATCTGTGGAAGTATGTTTAGTGGTAAAACCGAAGAGTTAATACGACGACTTCGCAGAGTAGAAATAGCTAAACAAAAGCTTCAAATTTTCAAGCCTTTTATTGACAACCGTTATAGCAAAGAATATATTGTTTCTCATAATAAATCAAAAATGACATCTGAATCAGTTGCAAATTCTGAAGAATTATACAAAAATGTTCATTCAGATACTGAGGTTGTGGGAATAGATGAGGTTCAATTTTTTGATGACAAATTAGTGGAAATTTGTAGTAAATTGGCTGATGAAGGTAAAAGAGTTATTGTCGCTGGATTAGACCAGGACTATCTGGGTAGACCATTTCCTCCTATACCAGAATTATTAGCAACTGCTGAATATATTACAAAAACTCTAGCAATCTGTGTCAAATGTGGTAACCCTGCAAACAGGACTCAAAGATTGGTGAAAAGTGATAAAGAGATTTTGCTTGGAGCAGAAGATATTTATGAGGCACGGTGTAGAAATTGCTTTAAACCGATAAAGTGA
- a CDS encoding cob(I)yrinic acid a,c-diamide adenosyltransferase — translation MLQIYTGNGKGKTTAAIGLAIRYLGHNKKVCLIQFMKKNFKYGEIVFLSKIKNVDVFQFGTPEFVNKINPKPIDFEEAEKGLKKAKEVLKSKKYDLIILDELNVALDFNLLELSKVLSLLDEIKNEEVVITGRYAPPELVAKADLVTEMREVKHYYKKGIGAREGNEY, via the coding sequence ATGCTACAAATTTATACAGGTAACGGCAAAGGGAAAACTACTGCTGCGATAGGTTTGGCTATTCGTTATCTCGGTCATAACAAAAAGGTCTGCTTAATACAGTTCATGAAAAAAAACTTCAAATATGGAGAAATCGTTTTTCTAAGTAAAATAAAAAATGTTGATGTGTTTCAGTTTGGTACCCCTGAATTTGTGAATAAGATAAATCCAAAACCAATAGATTTTGAAGAAGCAGAAAAAGGACTAAAAAAGGCAAAAGAAGTCCTGAAATCAAAAAAGTATGATTTGATTATTTTAGATGAATTAAATGTTGCATTAGATTTTAACTTATTGGAATTATCAAAAGTTCTCTCATTATTAGACGAAATTAAAAATGAAGAAGTTGTAATAACAGGCAGATATGCTCCTCCTGAGTTAGTTGCAAAGGCGGACCTTGTTACAGAAATGAGAGAGGTAAAACATTACTATAAAAAAGGAATAGGAGCTCGCGAAGGGAATGAGTATTAA
- a CDS encoding vitamin B12-dependent ribonucleotide reductase produces the protein MELTENALAVLKKRYFKKDTKGNIIEDAHKMLERVSENIAGDDKEKAKRYYEIMDKRYFLPNSPTLMNAGNDLQQLSACFVLPVEDSMESIFTAVKNAALIHKSGGGTGFSFSKLREKNARVRSTSGVSSGPITFMKVFNSATDAVKQGGTRRGANMAILNVDHPDILDFIKAKEDCKELNNFNISVGVTEEFMNAVQHDDEYELISPHTKKVVKKLKARDVFNLIVKMAHKNGEPGIVFIDRLDRYNPTPEVGKIEATNPCGEQPLLPNEACNLGSINLSLMVKDDAIDWKLLKQTVDTATGFLDDVVDRSQFPLPKIRKMAKVNRKIGLGVMGWADMLIQLEIPYNSGKAIDLAKEVMEFIDYHSKVESMRLAKEKGSFPNFKGSIYSNSTLTRSKTKLDWDKLKQEIRENGIRNATTTTIAPTGTISMIADTSSGIEPIFSLVYVKNVMDGEKLLYVNKYFEKVAKEQGFYSKKLMEEISEKGSLQDIKKVPEQFRNVFVTAHDITPEWHIRMQAAFQKYVDNAVSKTINFSHNAKKEDIKTTYELAYQLGCKGVTVYRDGSRDEQVISIGKRMREQEKRRIAPRRRPATTVGVTKRIDTGCGHLYVTINTDESGACEVFTQMGKVGGCASAQLEAIARLISLTLRSNIKIESIIKQLRGIRCPSPMWSKGKMILSCADGIANALEEFIAQNGNGLKNKPEKKIQPDNSSEDSNLLLAGLGSICPECGAALEFKEGCKTCPICGWSKCS, from the coding sequence ATGGAATTAACTGAGAACGCATTAGCAGTTTTGAAAAAAAGGTATTTCAAGAAGGATACAAAGGGTAATATTATTGAAGATGCACATAAGATGTTAGAACGAGTTAGCGAAAATATTGCAGGAGACGATAAAGAAAAGGCAAAAAGATATTATGAAATAATGGATAAGAGATATTTCCTGCCGAATTCACCAACTTTGATGAATGCCGGGAATGACCTTCAGCAGCTCTCTGCCTGCTTCGTCTTGCCAGTTGAAGATAGCATGGAAAGCATATTCACCGCAGTAAAAAATGCAGCTCTTATACATAAGAGTGGCGGGGGAACAGGTTTTAGTTTTTCAAAATTAAGAGAAAAGAACGCTCGTGTCCGTTCAACAAGTGGAGTTTCAAGCGGTCCGATTACATTTATGAAGGTTTTTAATTCTGCAACTGATGCTGTGAAACAGGGTGGGACGAGACGTGGAGCCAATATGGCTATTCTCAATGTTGACCATCCAGATATCTTAGACTTTATCAAAGCCAAGGAAGATTGCAAAGAACTGAATAATTTCAACATTAGCGTTGGAGTGACCGAAGAATTTATGAATGCTGTTCAACACGATGATGAGTATGAATTAATTTCGCCGCATACCAAAAAGGTGGTGAAAAAGCTCAAAGCCAGAGATGTATTTAATCTGATTGTAAAAATGGCACATAAAAACGGAGAGCCAGGAATTGTTTTTATAGATAGATTGGATAGATATAATCCAACGCCTGAAGTTGGGAAAATAGAAGCAACTAACCCATGCGGGGAGCAACCACTGCTCCCTAATGAAGCCTGCAATCTCGGCTCTATCAATCTTTCTTTGATGGTAAAAGATGATGCCATTGATTGGAAATTGTTGAAACAAACAGTTGATACAGCCACAGGTTTTCTTGATGATGTTGTTGATCGCTCTCAATTTCCACTTCCAAAAATCCGTAAAATGGCAAAGGTAAATCGCAAAATCGGTCTTGGTGTAATGGGTTGGGCTGATATGCTTATACAACTTGAAATCCCTTACAATTCAGGTAAAGCAATAGACCTTGCTAAAGAAGTAATGGAATTTATTGATTATCACTCAAAAGTTGAATCTATGAGACTTGCTAAAGAAAAAGGCTCATTCCCAAATTTCAAAGGAAGTATTTATAGTAATAGTACACTAACTCGCTCAAAGACTAAACTTGATTGGGACAAACTTAAACAAGAGATTAGAGAAAATGGAATCCGAAATGCTACTACCACTACAATTGCACCAACAGGTACGATTAGTATGATTGCAGATACTTCCAGTGGTATTGAGCCTATCTTTTCGTTAGTATATGTCAAGAATGTAATGGATGGAGAAAAATTACTCTATGTTAATAAATATTTTGAAAAAGTTGCTAAAGAGCAAGGATTCTATTCTAAAAAATTGATGGAAGAGATTTCCGAGAAAGGCTCTTTGCAAGATATTAAAAAAGTTCCTGAACAATTCAGAAATGTGTTTGTTACTGCCCATGATATTACACCCGAATGGCATATAAGAATGCAAGCTGCATTTCAAAAATATGTTGATAATGCTGTCTCCAAAACTATAAACTTTTCGCACAATGCAAAAAAAGAAGATATTAAAACTACTTATGAATTAGCATATCAATTAGGATGTAAAGGCGTAACAGTGTATCGTGATGGGAGTCGGGATGAACAGGTTATTAGTATAGGAAAAAGAATGCGTGAACAGGAAAAGAGGAGAATTGCACCTCGTCGCCGTCCTGCTACCACCGTGGGTGTTACTAAAAGAATAGACACAGGCTGTGGCCATTTATATGTTACAATAAATACAGACGAAAGCGGGGCTTGCGAGGTCTTTACCCAAATGGGAAAGGTGGGGGGCTGTGCCTCTGCTCAATTGGAAGCTATTGCCCGATTGATATCATTGACTCTACGCTCTAATATTAAGATTGAATCTATTATTAAACAGCTCAGAGGAATTCGCTGCCCTTCTCCAATGTGGTCCAAAGGAAAAATGATTCTATCCTGTGCTGATGGAATTGCAAATGCTTTAGAAGAGTTTATTGCCCAGAATGGAAATGGATTAAAAAATAAACCTGAAAAGAAAATTCAACCCGATAACTCTTCAGAAGATTCTAATTTGTTACTTGCCGGTTTAGGTTCTATCTGTCCTGAATGTGGAGCAGCATTAGAATTTAAAGAAGGCTGTAAAACCTGCCCAATATGTGGATGGTCAAAGTGTAGTTAG
- a CDS encoding S41 family peptidase — MFKKLLFIIFLLIGFLFSESFAIEPHFMKDPAISPDGETVCFSYMSDLWIVPFKGGEAKRIIVSKGEDSGPVFSPDGKWIAFNSNRDGQKNIYIIPSEGGEAKCISKEGLQVCDWFNNGKKLLASGYEVDLGANLFSVRKLADEKRPTEITAIGDFYSKLSPDNKKIIFNRGGMAYREAYHGSINGELWEYDIKDKIYTRLTNTDYTERYPVYSYVNDRIYFAATKGRIFQLYYAVPTGRNDLENRIQISNFDIWSVRDIDIARENDRIVFERFDEIWKYNPQNNKVDKLNIEIKQDCIENFEVKEEVCNSANKYAISPDGKLIAFCYKYDLFAVPEKDDEVKQITFDQIGIIDIVIMPDNHTIFFTRFEEGQTELYKVNIRDIDNIEKIKWFSNGKFVEDIKSGYEDYLLVYYSDEVSKNKLASLNFKTGKVKKIISDHVLSLHNCAWSKDGRYLLYVTVEEGSWDRDLYIYDFETKEKRLITPYHGWIGAPYWGMKGDFAFFTEDGEIYKIELQAKEDFWDEEDNWKPILAEENKKTIEKDKEEKGKEEEKKEKKEEVNSIIIDFEDIDKRIYELVSKRGNNWVVATITDSMICYLNSYNRKYTLRKVDYKGKKDEEFYKFSAEIEYLTYNETNKCFYYVENNSIKKLSMDKKPEVIEFNFKYKYNRFALNKTVFEQAWTIFGKRFYDPNMHGQDWKALYKRFHPYMDYAYTPQIMDDIISEMIGELDASHTGFYPRDEGGVHQYEQAFGGFILDYFDIPNKGIRFKKIFRKSKLNMPYGIKPGDVLLSVDGVEINSETAITPLFLNKVDDKIKLEIQVKDSIKTVEIKGLSPWKNRRMNYDNWVDERRELVDKLTDSKVGYAHIRSMGHSSYVKFVQDIFARNQDKDALIIDVRNNPGGWIHDLLVELLTKKSYAYTTNRLFDARKQTFPSDTWEKPLILLINEHSFSDAEIFPILFKQLNLGKVVGMPTCGAVIGTGHIEFMDGSSMRMPRTGWFTPDDINMEGMGAKPDILVDQTPEQKIADDDVQLKRAIEEILREVNLLR; from the coding sequence ATGTTTAAAAAGTTGCTTTTCATTATTTTTTTGCTTATAGGCTTTCTGTTTTCAGAAAGTTTTGCAATAGAACCACATTTTATGAAAGACCCCGCCATCTCACCAGATGGAGAAACCGTCTGCTTCTCTTATATGTCTGATTTGTGGATAGTCCCATTTAAGGGCGGAGAGGCAAAAAGAATAATCGTCTCAAAAGGAGAAGACTCTGGCCCTGTTTTTTCGCCAGATGGAAAATGGATTGCTTTTAATTCCAATAGAGATGGTCAAAAAAATATTTATATCATTCCATCTGAAGGTGGAGAAGCAAAGTGTATTTCTAAAGAAGGATTACAAGTATGCGATTGGTTCAATAATGGAAAAAAATTGCTTGCTTCCGGATATGAAGTTGATCTGGGTGCTAATCTGTTCTCTGTTCGCAAGCTGGCGGATGAAAAAAGACCAACAGAAATTACTGCAATTGGTGATTTTTATTCAAAATTATCTCCAGATAATAAGAAAATTATATTTAATCGTGGTGGGATGGCTTATCGCGAAGCATATCACGGAAGTATCAATGGCGAATTGTGGGAATATGATATTAAGGATAAAATTTATACAAGATTAACTAATACAGATTATACCGAGCGGTATCCAGTTTATTCTTATGTTAATGATAGAATCTATTTTGCAGCAACAAAAGGTAGAATCTTCCAATTATATTATGCTGTCCCGACAGGTCGGAATGATCTTGAAAATAGAATACAAATTTCTAACTTTGATATCTGGTCTGTTAGGGACATTGATATCGCGCGAGAAAATGATAGGATCGTATTTGAAAGGTTTGATGAAATATGGAAATACAATCCCCAAAATAATAAGGTTGATAAGTTGAACATTGAAATAAAGCAAGATTGCATTGAAAATTTTGAAGTAAAAGAAGAAGTCTGTAACTCAGCTAATAAATATGCAATATCACCTGATGGAAAATTAATAGCTTTCTGTTATAAATATGACCTCTTTGCAGTCCCAGAAAAAGACGATGAAGTTAAACAAATAACCTTTGACCAGATTGGCATTATAGATATTGTAATTATGCCCGATAATCACACAATATTTTTTACAAGATTTGAAGAAGGACAAACAGAACTTTATAAAGTCAATATAAGGGATATTGATAATATTGAAAAAATCAAATGGTTCTCTAATGGAAAATTTGTTGAAGATATTAAGTCTGGCTATGAGGATTATTTATTGGTATATTATTCTGATGAAGTTTCAAAAAATAAATTAGCAAGCTTGAATTTCAAAACAGGAAAAGTTAAAAAGATTATATCTGACCATGTTCTTTCGCTTCATAATTGTGCCTGGAGTAAAGATGGAAGATATCTTTTATATGTAACCGTAGAAGAAGGCTCATGGGACCGTGATTTGTATATATATGATTTTGAAACTAAGGAAAAAAGATTAATAACTCCATATCATGGTTGGATAGGTGCACCATATTGGGGCATGAAGGGAGATTTTGCTTTCTTTACTGAAGATGGTGAAATATATAAAATAGAACTGCAAGCTAAAGAAGATTTCTGGGATGAAGAAGATAATTGGAAACCAATTTTGGCTGAAGAAAATAAGAAAACGATAGAGAAAGATAAGGAAGAAAAAGGTAAAGAGGAGGAAAAGAAAGAGAAAAAAGAAGAAGTAAACTCTATAATAATTGATTTTGAGGATATTGATAAAAGAATTTATGAGCTTGTTTCAAAAAGGGGAAATAATTGGGTAGTTGCTACAATTACAGATAGTATGATTTGTTATCTGAATTCATATAACAGAAAATATACATTACGAAAAGTTGATTACAAAGGGAAAAAAGATGAGGAATTCTATAAATTTTCAGCAGAAATTGAATATTTAACTTACAATGAAACTAATAAATGCTTCTACTATGTTGAAAATAATTCAATAAAAAAATTATCAATGGATAAGAAACCTGAAGTGATTGAATTTAATTTCAAATATAAATATAACAGATTTGCACTTAATAAAACTGTTTTTGAACAAGCCTGGACCATTTTTGGTAAAAGATTTTATGACCCGAACATGCACGGACAAGATTGGAAAGCACTTTATAAAAGATTTCATCCTTATATGGATTATGCGTATACACCACAAATTATGGATGATATAATATCAGAGATGATTGGGGAATTGGATGCTTCTCATACAGGATTTTATCCAAGAGATGAAGGTGGCGTTCATCAGTATGAACAAGCATTTGGCGGGTTTATTCTTGATTATTTTGATATACCCAACAAAGGAATTAGATTTAAAAAGATCTTTAGAAAGTCAAAACTGAATATGCCTTATGGTATAAAGCCTGGAGATGTTTTACTTTCTGTTGATGGTGTAGAAATAAATTCGGAAACTGCTATTACTCCTCTCTTTCTTAACAAGGTAGATGATAAAATTAAATTGGAAATACAAGTGAAAGATAGCATAAAAACTGTTGAAATAAAAGGTCTTTCCCCGTGGAAAAACAGAAGAATGAATTATGATAACTGGGTTGATGAAAGGAGAGAGTTAGTTGATAAATTAACTGATAGTAAAGTTGGTTATGCACATATTCGTTCAATGGGACATTCCAGTTATGTGAAATTTGTTCAAGATATTTTTGCAAGAAACCAAGATAAAGATGCCTTGATTATTGATGTACGAAATAATCCTGGCGGTTGGATACACGATTTATTGGTAGAATTGCTTACAAAAAAATCCTATGCATATACAACAAATAGATTATTCGATGCAAGAAAACAAACTTTCCCATCTGATACTTGGGAGAAACCATTAATATTACTCATAAATGAACATTCCTTTTCTGACGCTGAAATATTTCCAATTTTATTCAAACAATTGAATTTAGGGAAAGTTGTTGGTATGCCCACTTGTGGTGCAGTTATAGGAACTGGACATATTGAATTTATGGATGGCTCAAGTATGCGTATGCCCAGGACAGGTTGGTTTACACCAGATGATATTAATATGGAAGGAATGGGCGCAAAACCTGATATCCTTGTTGACCAGACTCCAGAACAGAAAATTGCAGACGATGATGTGCAGTTGAAAAGAGCGATTGAGGAAATATTGAGAGAGGTAAACCTACTTCGCTGA
- a CDS encoding LemA family protein, whose protein sequence is MKKGWIIVIIIIVILIIMGILKYNSFVRMKVEIDNAWAEIDNQLKRRYDLIPNYVETVKGYAAHEKEVFTEVTEARASVGKATTREQTINANNELTGALSRLLLVVERYPDLKANTNFIRLQDELAGTENRIAVSRRRYNESVKNFNKKIVVFPNNMIAGMFGFTKEVFFEIQEVEKVTPKVKF, encoded by the coding sequence ATGAAAAAAGGCTGGATTATAGTAATAATAATCATTGTAATTTTAATAATAATGGGCATTTTAAAATACAATTCATTTGTAAGAATGAAAGTAGAGATAGATAATGCCTGGGCAGAAATTGACAATCAGTTAAAACGCAGATATGACCTTATTCCTAATTATGTCGAAACTGTCAAAGGTTATGCAGCACACGAGAAAGAAGTGTTTACTGAAGTTACAGAAGCCAGAGCAAGTGTTGGCAAAGCCACAACTCGTGAGCAAACAATCAATGCTAATAATGAACTCACCGGAGCACTTTCTCGTTTGCTGTTAGTTGTAGAACGTTATCCTGATTTAAAAGCTAATACAAATTTCATTAGATTACAGGATGAATTGGCCGGAACAGAAAACCGCATTGCCGTCTCAAGAAGAAGATATAACGAATCAGTTAAAAATTTCAATAAGAAAATTGTTGTATTCCCAAACAATATGATTGCTGGAATGTTTGGATTTACAAAGGAGGTTTTCTTTGAGATTCAGGAAGTTGAAAAAGTAACACCAAAAGTTAAGTTCTAA
- the lpxK gene encoding tetraacyldisaccharide 4'-kinase has translation MLSQKFIEEHWARITLTSFLLLPFALLFSFILKVRRFCFTIGMFKQYNSKCKIISVGNLVVGGTGKTPFTILLAKYLKSSKGSTSGGKGNSVAVSHRGYKGKFENMVKLISDENSVYDCAKDAGDEPFLLAQNLLGIPVIVGKNRTKAIKCLEKKFSPDYIILDDSFQHLKVKHDIDFLLFSAKNSLGNGFVMPAGMLREPKSAIKFADVVVFNDCSDDFKIPKEMSKFQKPIFQTEYEIENFINYQTDENEDSSYFKEKKIYLISGIGNPESFENSIKSSGIDFSHHFIFPDHYYFRYENDIRPIIRKGLKEKIDTILTTEKDFMKLQNFPLYEINFYYAKLNIKIIPMYRKKKFEELIKSIK, from the coding sequence ATGTTATCTCAGAAGTTTATTGAAGAGCATTGGGCAAGGATAACTTTAACCTCCTTTCTTCTTTTGCCCTTTGCTCTTCTTTTTAGTTTTATATTGAAAGTTCGTAGGTTTTGTTTTACGATAGGAATGTTTAAACAATACAATTCAAAATGTAAGATTATTAGTGTTGGAAATTTAGTAGTTGGAGGAACTGGTAAAACACCATTTACCATTTTGTTAGCAAAATATTTGAAATCATCCAAAGGATCCACCTCTGGCGGAAAAGGAAACTCGGTAGCAGTGTCTCACAGGGGATATAAGGGAAAATTTGAGAATATGGTAAAATTAATTTCTGATGAAAATTCTGTTTATGATTGTGCAAAAGATGCTGGTGATGAACCATTTTTATTGGCACAGAATTTGTTGGGAATTCCAGTAATTGTGGGAAAGAATCGCACGAAAGCAATTAAATGTTTGGAAAAAAAGTTTTCGCCAGATTATATTATTTTAGATGATTCATTTCAGCATCTTAAAGTAAAACATGATATTGATTTTTTACTATTCAGTGCAAAGAATTCTCTTGGAAATGGCTTTGTGATGCCTGCGGGGATGCTTCGTGAACCTAAAAGTGCAATCAAATTTGCAGATGTTGTTGTTTTTAATGATTGTTCTGATGATTTTAAGATTCCCAAAGAAATGAGTAAATTTCAAAAACCAATTTTTCAAACTGAATATGAAATTGAAAATTTTATAAATTATCAAACAGATGAAAATGAAGATAGTAGTTATTTTAAAGAGAAAAAGATATACTTAATTTCCGGAATCGGTAATCCAGAATCATTTGAAAACAGTATAAAGAGTTCAGGGATTGATTTTTCGCACCATTTTATTTTTCCAGACCATTATTATTTTAGATATGAGAATGATATTCGTCCAATTATTCGGAAAGGACTCAAGGAAAAGATTGACACTATTTTGACAACTGAAAAGGATTTTATGAAATTGCAAAATTTCCCTTTATATGAAATTAATTTTTATTATGCTAAATTAAATATTAAAATAATTCCGATGTATCGGAAGAAAAAATTTGAAGAGTTGATAAAAAGTATAAAGTGA
- a CDS encoding DUF47 family protein, translated as MAFISNSNKIVVEFQNYINTVEKSLDVLSDVFLKYIRNPKKIEEFTNPVHKYEAEADDIKDKIEQELFRGSLLPDAREDIFNIVSCYDSIPGVAQKILEFFAIQTISIPEQFTEQLKELFVKSIEGAKKLNNAAQYLLSDLNKTKDMLECIDVIESQVDHLERDLVLNIFNAHIKLAKKLLLQEFVSKIAQISDEAAHVAERMLIFCIKNKA; from the coding sequence ATGGCTTTTATATCAAATAGTAATAAGATTGTAGTGGAGTTTCAAAATTACATTAATACAGTTGAAAAATCTTTAGATGTGTTATCAGATGTATTTTTAAAATATATTCGGAATCCTAAAAAGATTGAGGAGTTTACAAATCCTGTTCATAAATATGAGGCAGAAGCTGATGACATTAAAGATAAGATTGAGCAGGAGCTATTTCGCGGTTCACTCTTGCCCGACGCAAGGGAGGACATTTTTAATATTGTATCCTGTTATGATAGTATTCCTGGTGTGGCACAAAAGATTTTAGAATTTTTTGCTATACAAACAATAAGCATACCAGAGCAATTTACCGAGCAGTTAAAAGAGTTGTTTGTAAAAAGCATAGAGGGTGCAAAAAAACTAAATAATGCAGCACAATATCTCCTTTCTGATTTGAATAAAACTAAAGATATGCTTGAATGCATTGATGTTATTGAAAGTCAAGTTGACCATTTAGAACGCGATTTAGTACTTAACATTTTTAACGCGCATATTAAATTGGCAAAGAAGCTTTTACTACAAGAATTTGTTTCTAAAATTGCACAAATATCTGATGAAGCTGCTCATGTAGCAGAGAGAATGCTAATTTTTTGCATAAAAAATAAGGCTTAG
- a CDS encoding inorganic phosphate transporter has product MSFYLLGAIFLGWSLGTNDAANVFGTAVATRSVKYRRAVILTAIFVILGAIINGRPGINTLDSITHQNLFSAFVVSISAGIVVIGMSFLKLPVSTSQAVIGGILGVGFINHNIEWRHLVKVGICWVSTPIGAAIIAFLLYFIFRPLINKITNPIKRNNILTIGLIIAGSCGAYALGANNVANVIGVFVGEGNGMLNPLTATIIGGSAIAFGTLTYSRKVMYTVGKNLVVLDSFTAFIAVLAEAITVYIYALIGVPVSTSQAIVGAVLGIGILKGIRTIRKKTLRNILLGWIATPVIAAIVSFGIFKIIKFVKLY; this is encoded by the coding sequence TTGAGTTTTTATTTACTTGGTGCCATTTTTCTTGGCTGGTCTCTTGGCACAAATGATGCTGCAAATGTCTTTGGCACAGCAGTTGCGACCAGAAGTGTAAAATACAGAAGAGCGGTTATTCTTACTGCTATTTTTGTAATTTTGGGTGCAATAATAAATGGCAGACCAGGCATTAATACTTTGGATAGTATTACACACCAAAATTTGTTTTCAGCATTTGTAGTATCTATCTCTGCTGGGATTGTTGTAATAGGTATGAGTTTTTTAAAATTACCTGTTTCAACTTCACAGGCAGTAATTGGTGGAATTTTAGGAGTTGGATTTATTAATCACAATATTGAATGGCGTCACTTAGTCAAAGTTGGAATTTGCTGGGTGAGCACTCCAATTGGAGCAGCAATTATCGCATTTCTCCTCTATTTTATATTTAGGCCTTTAATAAATAAAATTACAAATCCAATAAAAAGAAATAACATTTTAACAATTGGCTTGATTATTGCTGGGTCTTGCGGAGCTTATGCCCTGGGTGCTAATAATGTTGCAAATGTAATTGGCGTTTTTGTTGGTGAAGGGAACGGGATGTTGAACCCCTTGACAGCTACTATAATTGGTGGTAGTGCAATTGCATTTGGAACCCTTACTTATAGTAGAAAGGTGATGTATACAGTTGGGAAGAATCTGGTTGTCTTAGACTCTTTTACCGCTTTTATAGCTGTTCTTGCAGAAGCAATAACTGTCTATATTTACGCACTTATTGGCGTGCCGGTTTCAACATCACAAGCAATCGTTGGTGCAGTTTTAGGGATTGGTATTCTGAAAGGAATTCGTACAATTAGGAAAAAAACTTTAAGAAATATCTTGCTTGGATGGATAGCAACACCTGTAATTGCAGCAATTGTCTCTTTTGGAATATTTAAGATTATTAAATTTGTAAAACTGTATTAA
- a CDS encoding TatD family hydrolase, which produces MQFIDTHAHLNFSDYDKDRDEIIVSAFKNGVKYIINVGTDLNTSKESISLSKKYDKIFATVGWHPHDAESYDENELLKLLNNKKIVAIGEIGLDYYRNLSPKNIQKEVFEKQIKVAIDKNLPIIIHDRNAHNDVLEILKKYNPKKVVFHCFSSDYSLLCKIIEKGWHASFTGSVTFKKGEYYSIIKDIPEDRFFVETDAPFLTPKPFRGKRNHPEYVRYIIEFIAEVKEKNPEQIAEMTTINAEKFFDFSRKT; this is translated from the coding sequence ATGCAGTTCATAGATACACACGCTCATCTGAATTTTTCTGATTATGATAAAGATAGGGATGAGATTATCGTTTCTGCTTTTAAAAATGGTGTGAAATATATCATCAATGTTGGGACTGATTTGAACACATCCAAAGAATCTATTAGTTTAAGCAAAAAATATGATAAAATTTTTGCAACTGTTGGATGGCATCCGCATGATGCTGAATCTTATGATGAAAATGAGTTATTAAAACTACTTAATAATAAAAAGATTGTTGCTATTGGCGAAATAGGTCTTGATTATTATAGAAATTTATCGCCCAAAAATATTCAAAAAGAAGTATTTGAAAAACAGATAAAAGTTGCAATTGATAAAAACCTCCCGATAATAATTCACGATAGAAATGCTCATAATGATGTGTTGGAAATATTGAAAAAGTATAATCCAAAAAAGGTTGTATTTCACTGCTTTTCAAGTGATTATTCACTTTTATGTAAGATTATAGAAAAGGGATGGCATGCTTCTTTTACTGGAAGTGTAACATTTAAAAAAGGTGAATATTATTCAATAATTAAGGATATTCCAGAAGATAGATTTTTTGTAGAAACCGATGCACCATTTTTGACTCCAAAACCTTTTCGCGGTAAAAGGAATCATCCTGAATATGTAAGATATATTATTGAATTTATCGCTGAGGTTAAGGAGAAAAATCCAGAGCAGATAGCGGAAATGACAACGATAAATGCAGAAAAATTTTTTGATTTTTCAAGAAAAACTTGA
- a CDS encoding 4Fe-4S binding protein yields MAVKIDKEKCIGCGVCVDVCPTEALSLVDDIAVCDEELCVDCGTCIPECPSEAISE; encoded by the coding sequence ATGGCAGTAAAGATTGATAAGGAAAAATGTATTGGCTGTGGCGTATGCGTGGATGTCTGCCCCACGGAGGCACTCTCTCTTGTGGATGATATTGCTGTTTGTGACGAGGAATTGTGTGTTGATTGTGGCACTTGTATCCCCGAATGCCCATCTGAAGCAATTTCTGAATAA